ACGTCACGTGCTATTTGTAAGGTGGAAGGAGGGTTGTAGCGATGACGAAGCCCGTCCTTAAGTGTAGGACACAGCACTAACCCGTAGACTGCATCCTAGTCTTACCAATTTATTTGCATCCCTAGTCTTACCAATTTATTTGTCAAGAGCAAGAAGGTAACTGAAGAAAAAACCGTTTTCCCAAAACAGTGCATTTATTGGTCTAAAGGTGGTACCCAAAAGAATCACTATGTAGAAGATGCCCTGGAGCAGGACCAGGAGCGTCTTCGTGTTCTACCCATCGCCCGGAGCCTCTTCGTGTTCTACACATCGCCTGTTGCGCCCTGTGGGAACAGAAAGGGAGATAAGTGACATGCATAAGAAAGAGGAGTTTGACATTGCTCATAACATCTAGATCCTTTATGATATTGAAGCACCCAAGACATAAAGAGTAGACATGACCATGAAAAAATTGAAGTAGTCGTGTGCCCCTTAGTAAAAGCTGGTTAATTATGGCTTTTCAAAAAAAATTATGGATAGGTGACTACGAAACTCACTTACCGGACAGGCAGGATTTGGAAAAACCCCATAGCCACTGGATCACTGTCTGGAATATCATGTGCTAAGTATCTTCTTACAAAGGAGACACACGACTTCCACTGCCCAAGTTCCCGGATCCGCTCCAGAGAGGGTGTCTGAAGAAAGGCAAGAATAGCCGCTATCTTCCGTACGTCATGCGCCTTGGGCTTGACTACAGGCTCTGCTCTGAAGATGACGTTACGTATTACTGTAGCAAGTGCAGACGTAGACAATGGCTTGAGCGTGCTAGGTCGGACAAATAAGGCCTCTATTCCAGCCCCCGGAGTGGCGTCCATGTAAGCTCGTAATGTGTAGACTGGACACTGACCTGTAGGGTAGTCCTGACCAGGAATATCAGGAATTATGGTAGGGGATGGAGCCAGCCTTAAATTAAGACGAACCGTCAGGGTGGAACTCTGTCTAGTGAGGAAAGCGAGTTAGCGCACGGAGTTAGGAAACCCCGAGTCCTGAAGCCAGTGCTAGAAGGAAACATACTTTGTGAACAACTGATCTGGAGAAGGATTCACTGAAAAAGCTTCAAGGAAAACAGAACTTTGTGTAGTGATAATTTTGTAGTGACAATACTTGTTTCTTAGAGCGGTCCGTACAAATTCCATAGGTGTAAATATAAGGACTTCCCAAACTCAGTCTGTCAGGTTGCTAAGGCAGCTCGTGCCTAAGAAGAGGGGATTGAGGCAGGCCCATAGAAAAGCCGAGCACCACACCTGAGTTGTCCACAGTGGTGCAATCATCAGGACTCCCTTGGAATAGCCGTAGGCGATCTATTATTCGGAGCAGAATGGTCGTTATtgggggaagaaaaagatagatgtaGCTCTATCTGTTCCATGGTACTGTTTTGAAAAATCTTTTGCCACTTGGTTGTCGAGGCGAAAATAGATTGCTCTGTCCCAAATATGCAAATAACGACGCAGGAAGAGCAGTGGAACTTTTACTTCTTTCACGTTTATGTGAAGCAGCTTGCTGTTTCCTGACCATGTTCCGGAGTCCTGGTGGCCTTCGGATGACTGGAATCCCCAACCGAGGTTTGCCGTATCTGAGTGAATAAAGAGTGACGGTTTCGGTTGCCGCCACGGGCGTGATGTCTGAAGATAACCTGGGTAGCACCACTGTGCTAGACAACCTGAGAGTGACGTGGGCACGCGGATTTGCTTGTCTCATGGTGCATTCCGGAATATCTTGTTGCCCTTTAGACAAAATCGTCTGTGACGAAGACGACCCAGAGGGACTACCTCGGCGACAAAGTTCAGGGCAACGAGGAGCTTCTGCCACTGCCATTTTAGACATCGTGGATAGAAGTATTTTTCTGGCGCGACGAGCATTGTCCAAGAAAAGCTCTACAATCATTTTTGTGGTATCCCAACCCAGGCCTAGCCACGACATTCGTTGCACAGGAATGAGAGACGGCTTTTGTAAGTTGATGGCAAACCCATTTCTTTGCTGCAGGTGATTG
Above is a genomic segment from Portunus trituberculatus isolate SZX2019 chromosome 40, ASM1759143v1, whole genome shotgun sequence containing:
- the LOC123516144 gene encoding uncharacterized protein LOC123516144, coding for MDATPGAGIEALFVRPSTLKPLSTSALATVIRNVIFRAEPVVKPKAHDVRKIAAILAFLQTPSLERIRELGQWKSCVSFVRRYLAHDIPDSDPVAMGFFQILPVRAQQAMCRTRRGSGRWVEHEDAPGPAPGHLLHSDSFGYHL